Proteins encoded in a region of the Mariprofundus ferrinatatus genome:
- a CDS encoding superoxide dismutase, giving the protein MPFELPELPYARNALEPHISAETLDYHYGKHHNAYVTNLNNLIAGTGHENSSLEEIIRSSTGPLFNNAAQVWNHTFYWNCLSPQGGGEPSGELGDAINRTFGSFGAFKEKFTASAATNFGSGWTWLVKNEDGTIEIVNTSNAGNPLTNGQKPLLTCDVWEHAYYIDYRNARPSYLEAFWHLVNWNFADNNL; this is encoded by the coding sequence ATGCCCTTTGAACTGCCTGAACTGCCTTATGCCCGGAACGCACTCGAGCCGCATATTTCTGCGGAAACGCTCGATTATCACTACGGCAAACATCACAATGCATATGTCACCAATCTGAATAACCTGATTGCAGGAACAGGGCATGAGAATAGCTCTCTGGAAGAGATCATACGCAGCTCAACCGGTCCCCTGTTCAATAATGCCGCCCAGGTCTGGAACCACACCTTCTACTGGAACTGCCTCTCACCTCAGGGAGGCGGCGAACCTTCAGGCGAACTTGGCGATGCTATCAACAGGACATTTGGCTCATTTGGCGCATTCAAGGAGAAGTTCACTGCATCAGCAGCAACCAACTTTGGGTCAGGCTGGACATGGCTGGTGAAGAATGAAGACGGAACCATTGAGATCGTTAACACCAGCAACGCAGGCAATCCTTTGACCAACGGCCAGAAGCCGCTGCTAACCTGCGATGTCTGGGAGCACGCCTACTACATCGACTACCGTAATGCCCGGCCCTCCTATCTGGAGGCATTCTGGCATTTAGTAAACTGGAATTTTGCAGACAATAACCTATAA
- a CDS encoding YajG family lipoprotein yields the protein MKKQIMLMLVMLVVPCFAHADEISLDITYPKSGSMIEHGSGEVAIWVEDAREGKVFGKSVDGVALVASSDVASSLYAYMVSSLKQAGYTVVPYSAELVGGLLIQIRTVRYHSVKEMVKSNVKVGVALEAKANNSNATRTYKAAVEDEFAWKPSDEKSGEMIGRALATAADAALSDLNK from the coding sequence ATGAAAAAACAGATTATGTTAATGCTGGTGATGCTTGTTGTGCCATGTTTTGCACATGCTGATGAGATCAGTCTGGATATTACCTATCCGAAAAGTGGCTCAATGATTGAACATGGCAGCGGAGAAGTGGCGATATGGGTTGAAGATGCCAGAGAAGGCAAGGTGTTTGGAAAGAGCGTGGATGGAGTAGCACTGGTTGCATCATCTGACGTCGCATCATCACTTTATGCCTACATGGTTTCTTCACTGAAACAGGCTGGATACACCGTTGTTCCGTACTCTGCTGAACTGGTCGGCGGGCTGCTTATTCAAATTCGCACTGTCCGTTATCATAGCGTAAAAGAGATGGTGAAAAGTAATGTGAAGGTCGGGGTGGCTTTGGAGGCAAAGGCAAACAACTCGAATGCAACCCGGACTTATAAAGCGGCAGTTGAGGATGAATTCGCCTGGAAACCATCTGATGAAAAAAGCGGAGAGATGATTGGTCGTGCTCTGGCTACCGCAGCTGATGCGGCGCTTTCAGACCTGAATAAGTAA
- a CDS encoding OmpA family protein → MQRKYVLNAIVAALLLLPVSVGADEFSSLLEEADAVRAEEFSPAAYAATKDAVRKRWIDEAQIQAKRAIANSLTVSNRFSKLVESRDRMHVSGAVDARRDLAERAEEAFSRVVAAVESDDLTRANKEAEMAALLTRQAEIVAAREQLTRPTSKMLAEARKHDGNRFAPENFKKADEGMKKVDRLVSSNPAARGQLVNESQNSLKMAEQSKEIGMMGNQMKKNPGMLEKWVVSRDNDLHAIAAAIGINIDGAKSREDQAAMIRKAIEQMLNGYETQLADAHKKIDELEGNSAELGEARYRLKLKREAEAKIAQLASLFDASQVELFLTTDADVIIRMKAMKFPSGSSIIPSASYDLLELASRAIDLFPDRVVHVEGHTDSIGNDAYNQGLSERRALTVKDYLDARYAENNRSITSAGLGEDRPIANNEKAEGRQKNRRIDIVLVAPPMKN, encoded by the coding sequence ATGCAAAGAAAATATGTTCTAAACGCAATAGTCGCAGCCCTGCTGCTGTTACCTGTCAGCGTGGGGGCTGATGAATTCAGTTCTCTGCTAGAGGAAGCCGATGCGGTGCGGGCAGAGGAATTTTCCCCTGCTGCATATGCGGCAACCAAAGATGCAGTACGGAAACGTTGGATAGATGAGGCGCAAATTCAGGCAAAGCGTGCTATCGCTAACAGTCTGACAGTCAGCAACAGGTTCTCAAAGCTGGTCGAGTCGCGCGACCGTATGCATGTATCGGGTGCAGTAGATGCACGCAGGGACCTTGCCGAACGTGCTGAAGAGGCTTTCAGCCGTGTAGTCGCGGCAGTAGAAAGCGACGACCTTACACGAGCCAATAAAGAGGCCGAGATGGCAGCGCTGTTGACCCGTCAGGCTGAAATCGTTGCGGCTCGTGAACAGCTGACACGTCCTACCTCCAAAATGCTTGCAGAAGCCCGCAAGCATGATGGAAACCGTTTTGCGCCAGAAAACTTCAAAAAAGCCGATGAGGGCATGAAGAAAGTGGATCGTCTGGTCAGCAGCAATCCGGCAGCCCGTGGCCAGCTGGTAAATGAGAGCCAGAACAGCCTTAAAATGGCAGAGCAGTCGAAAGAGATCGGCATGATGGGCAACCAGATGAAGAAAAACCCGGGCATGCTTGAGAAGTGGGTTGTTTCACGAGACAATGATCTTCATGCCATTGCTGCAGCTATTGGGATAAATATTGATGGCGCCAAGTCACGCGAAGATCAGGCTGCCATGATTCGCAAAGCCATTGAGCAGATGCTGAACGGATATGAAACACAGCTTGCAGATGCACACAAGAAGATTGATGAGCTTGAGGGCAACAGTGCTGAGCTTGGAGAGGCACGCTATAGGCTCAAACTGAAACGTGAGGCTGAAGCTAAAATTGCGCAGCTTGCCTCGCTGTTTGATGCCTCACAGGTTGAGTTGTTCCTGACAACCGATGCAGATGTGATTATTCGCATGAAGGCGATGAAATTCCCAAGTGGAAGTTCGATTATTCCATCCGCATCTTATGACCTTCTCGAGCTTGCCAGCCGGGCAATTGATCTGTTCCCGGACCGTGTTGTCCATGTTGAAGGACATACCGATTCAATAGGCAATGATGCTTACAACCAGGGTCTATCCGAGCGCCGTGCCCTGACAGTCAAGGACTACCTTGATGCCCGCTACGCTGAAAACAACAGGAGTATCACATCAGCAGGCCTGGGCGAGGATCGGCCTATTGCCAACAATGAGAAAGCTGAAGGGCGTCAGAAAAATCGTCGAATCGACATCGTGTTAGTCGCTCCGCCAATGAAAAACTGA
- a CDS encoding cation diffusion facilitator family transporter: protein MSGHHGHSHHHHLDMALGLTALFAVVEFAGGWISNSLALLADAVHMSSDVVALGLAAFAGRLAMRPAHSGMTYGYGRARVLAAQANGVALWFLSGWIVWEAFGRLIDPPEVRGWIVIAVGFAGLVVNLVILKWLHGEHDINTRAAYWHVLGDALGSVAAIVAGFVIFFSGWMPIDPILSFLVAGILAWGGWNLLRETTAELMAAAPSDVDLQRLENIMCGTEGVDSTHHVHVWKLPDGGRALSAHVVVENLLHWDQTLAALQRGLQEAGVEHVTLQPESADESCNHHCCEPCNH, encoded by the coding sequence ATGTCTGGTCACCACGGGCATTCTCATCATCATCATCTGGATATGGCGCTGGGACTGACGGCTCTCTTTGCTGTTGTCGAGTTTGCGGGAGGCTGGATATCCAATTCCCTGGCACTTCTGGCAGATGCAGTGCACATGAGTTCCGATGTGGTGGCACTGGGATTGGCTGCGTTTGCAGGTCGCCTGGCTATGAGGCCTGCACACAGCGGTATGACTTACGGTTACGGACGGGCAAGAGTGCTGGCTGCGCAGGCTAACGGTGTCGCGCTCTGGTTTCTGAGTGGCTGGATTGTATGGGAAGCGTTTGGTCGATTGATTGATCCTCCTGAAGTTCGTGGCTGGATTGTCATTGCCGTGGGCTTTGCAGGACTCGTGGTCAATCTGGTGATCCTTAAATGGCTGCACGGCGAACATGATATCAATACGCGTGCGGCATACTGGCATGTGCTCGGCGATGCGCTTGGCTCGGTGGCAGCAATAGTTGCCGGTTTCGTCATCTTTTTTAGTGGCTGGATGCCGATCGATCCGATCCTCTCATTTCTGGTGGCAGGTATTCTTGCATGGGGAGGTTGGAACCTTCTCCGCGAAACAACAGCTGAGTTGATGGCGGCTGCACCTTCTGATGTCGACCTTCAGAGGCTTGAAAATATTATGTGTGGAACAGAAGGGGTAGACAGCACCCATCATGTCCATGTTTGGAAGCTGCCAGATGGTGGACGGGCACTCTCTGCCCACGTTGTTGTGGAGAATCTTTTGCACTGGGATCAAACGCTGGCAGCCCTTCAAAGAGGATTGCAGGAAGCGGGGGTCGAACATGTTACCTTGCAGCCTGAATCGGCTGATGAGTCCTGCAACCATCACTGCTGTGAGCCCTGTAATCACTGA
- a CDS encoding (Fe-S)-binding protein — protein MAVLIELLDILERGEVTDAKELSRLLPGKNCGMCGFKSCEDLAEHALTDPEIIKRCIHLIEHEIELAQPIRRMETPTWKDILDREYDFILDQFDDDPGPREHILLGNPANMEKLKIKKGDILFGRPAMGVGCPVTHCGVVMEEPDYFNGALVWCITGPMGARESGREIGFYHILAYEGMVIQSQRKIEYGRRYNFLPRYCMLQARHSGLINMMIKTEQGYRVRLEGISLG, from the coding sequence ATGGCTGTTCTCATTGAATTACTCGATATCCTGGAACGTGGTGAGGTGACTGATGCTAAAGAGTTATCCCGACTTCTTCCTGGTAAAAACTGTGGCATGTGTGGCTTTAAAAGTTGCGAAGACTTGGCCGAACATGCGCTCACTGACCCAGAAATCATTAAACGCTGCATCCATTTGATTGAACATGAAATTGAACTAGCGCAGCCGATACGGAGGATGGAGACACCAACGTGGAAAGACATCCTTGATCGGGAGTATGACTTCATTTTGGATCAATTTGACGATGACCCGGGGCCCCGTGAGCACATTCTGTTGGGCAATCCTGCTAATATGGAAAAACTAAAGATAAAAAAGGGTGACATACTCTTTGGGAGACCTGCCATGGGTGTAGGCTGTCCTGTAACACATTGTGGCGTTGTGATGGAGGAACCAGACTATTTTAACGGTGCGCTGGTTTGGTGCATTACCGGACCTATGGGTGCAAGAGAGAGTGGGCGTGAGATTGGATTTTATCATATTCTGGCCTATGAAGGCATGGTTATACAAAGCCAAAGAAAAATTGAGTATGGTCGCCGTTACAACTTTCTTCCCCGATACTGCATGTTACAAGCCCGTCACTCTGGACTTATTAATATGATGATTAAAACTGAACAAGGTTATCGTGTGCGACTGGAAGGAATTAGTTTGGGATAA
- a CDS encoding GTP-binding protein: MKLIICAGPPTCGKTTVLKQVTNKLLAQGRRVAYLKEDVQFAEEATMFSEEFGIPSKAAYSGEICPDHSHVLILKEAVEWAEKNQADIFIVETAGLCLRCAPYVEGGFAICVLEVTSGMNLPRKIGPMLTLADIAVVTKIDLVSQAEREVFRMNLTEVAPIPVIETDALHGINIDRIVREVEKSPEIKQPMVLRGNPPLAVCTICAGKKEIGWENHFGVVRTLESDPFYQGE; this comes from the coding sequence ATGAAACTCATTATCTGCGCCGGCCCCCCGACCTGTGGCAAGACCACAGTTTTAAAACAGGTTACGAATAAGCTTCTCGCACAAGGCCGAAGAGTCGCTTACTTGAAAGAAGATGTGCAATTTGCCGAAGAAGCAACGATGTTCAGCGAGGAGTTCGGCATTCCTAGTAAGGCGGCTTATTCCGGTGAGATCTGTCCTGATCACAGCCACGTATTGATTCTAAAGGAAGCTGTTGAATGGGCAGAGAAAAACCAGGCGGATATCTTTATCGTTGAAACTGCTGGATTATGTCTACGCTGTGCCCCATATGTCGAAGGTGGATTCGCCATATGCGTACTGGAAGTGACCAGTGGTATGAACCTACCACGCAAAATCGGACCGATGTTAACACTGGCAGATATCGCTGTGGTAACTAAAATTGATCTGGTATCGCAAGCGGAGAGAGAAGTCTTTCGCATGAATCTTACTGAAGTGGCTCCAATTCCTGTTATTGAAACTGATGCCCTACATGGAATCAATATTGATCGCATCGTTCGCGAAGTCGAGAAGTCACCAGAGATCAAACAACCCATGGTCTTGAGGGGTAACCCCCCATTGGCCGTCTGCACAATCTGTGCGGGCAAAAAGGAGATCGGTTGGGAAAATCATTTCGGTGTAGTCCGAACATTGGAGTCCGACCCCTTTTATCAAGGGGAGTGA
- a CDS encoding ATP-binding cassette domain-containing protein, with translation MSGIFPFSRNNEPSSLTLEDVHSVTLLGGHGKVGQKETVTEVKFEMGNVVSIVGPTGSGKTALINDIELFANANTPTGRRMLINGATPPEELMDDPSKNPIALITQHTNFLSDLPVDVFLRMHAKIRRAHEHETIVEETLDFANQLTGEPIIQENSMTELSGGQTRALLIADAVIIGNSPILLLDEIENAGIHRGRALELLRNYQKIFVFVTHDPRIALLSDFRIVMSRGAMEKIIYPDEEEAIIIDRIGKLDDLMLRFRKRLWEGERLSEKNLGGDLSALLSSSKETLS, from the coding sequence ATGTCAGGCATTTTTCCATTCTCACGAAATAATGAGCCGTCGAGCTTAACTCTCGAAGATGTTCATAGTGTTACTCTTCTGGGGGGGCATGGAAAGGTTGGACAGAAAGAGACTGTAACTGAGGTTAAGTTCGAAATGGGCAACGTAGTTAGCATTGTTGGTCCTACTGGCTCTGGTAAAACAGCCCTAATTAATGACATCGAACTATTCGCTAATGCCAATACGCCCACCGGCAGGCGGATGCTTATCAATGGCGCCACACCTCCAGAAGAACTTATGGATGATCCCTCCAAAAATCCAATTGCTTTGATTACGCAGCACACTAATTTCCTCTCGGATCTGCCTGTGGATGTTTTTTTACGTATGCATGCAAAAATAAGAAGGGCACATGAACATGAAACCATTGTTGAGGAGACTCTGGATTTTGCTAACCAGCTAACAGGTGAACCGATTATTCAGGAAAACTCAATGACCGAACTCTCTGGCGGTCAAACTCGTGCGCTATTGATTGCTGACGCTGTAATTATTGGCAATTCACCTATTTTATTACTAGATGAAATCGAAAATGCCGGAATTCACCGAGGTCGAGCTTTGGAGTTGCTGAGGAACTACCAGAAGATTTTTGTCTTCGTAACCCACGATCCACGCATTGCGTTGCTATCCGATTTTAGAATCGTGATGTCGCGGGGAGCTATGGAAAAAATTATTTATCCCGATGAGGAAGAGGCTATTATAATTGATAGGATCGGTAAGCTGGATGACCTTATGTTACGTTTTAGAAAGCGGCTGTGGGAGGGGGAGCGTCTTAGCGAAAAAAATCTGGGCGGTGATTTGAGTGCATTACTCTCAAGCAGTAAGGAGACATTGTCATGA
- a CDS encoding Fic family protein: MIWNWQQKEWPEFEYEAHQLMPKEEAFLLEEGKLLGALKHFSDSEKSELTVELISNEALKSSEIEGEYLNRESLQSSIRKNFGLSTNKQAPSPPAEQGMAEMMIALYCDYDCPLTHEEIFSWHAKLMMGRRDIHDVGIYRTGEDPMQVISGSIHKPKVHFEAPPSSELREEMEGYIQWFNDSSPNGKHPLPALTRSGLAHLYFVTIHPFEDGNGRIGRALSEKALSQALKQPSLIALSQIIERQKKEYYAQLNKHNHTLHVTSWLSYFAETILEANRYSQNLIEFLINKAKLYDRIHGQINERQGMVLARMFKEGPEGFTGGLSAENYIKIAKTSRATATRDLQKLLELGALFRTGTLKGTRYWLKLSE; encoded by the coding sequence ATGATATGGAATTGGCAGCAAAAAGAATGGCCTGAATTTGAATATGAGGCACATCAACTAATGCCCAAAGAAGAAGCTTTTCTGCTTGAAGAAGGCAAGCTTCTGGGCGCACTTAAACATTTTAGTGACAGTGAAAAATCTGAACTGACAGTTGAACTTATCAGTAACGAGGCTTTGAAAAGCTCGGAAATTGAAGGTGAATACCTGAATCGGGAAAGCCTGCAATCATCAATCAGAAAAAACTTTGGTCTATCGACAAACAAGCAAGCACCCTCCCCTCCTGCAGAGCAGGGAATGGCAGAAATGATGATTGCCCTTTACTGTGATTATGATTGCCCTCTTACGCATGAAGAAATATTTAGTTGGCATGCAAAGCTAATGATGGGACGTAGAGATATACATGATGTCGGCATCTATCGTACTGGAGAAGATCCGATGCAGGTAATTTCCGGATCCATCCATAAACCAAAAGTCCATTTTGAAGCGCCGCCATCATCTGAACTACGTGAAGAGATGGAGGGCTATATCCAATGGTTTAACGATTCGTCTCCGAATGGAAAGCATCCCTTGCCAGCATTAACCCGTTCAGGTCTGGCACACCTGTACTTTGTAACCATTCATCCTTTTGAAGATGGTAATGGGCGCATTGGCAGAGCTTTAAGTGAAAAGGCTCTATCGCAAGCATTAAAGCAACCGTCATTGATTGCATTGTCTCAGATTATTGAGAGGCAAAAGAAAGAATACTATGCTCAGTTAAATAAACATAACCATACTCTGCACGTTACTTCATGGTTATCTTATTTTGCTGAAACAATTTTGGAGGCAAACAGATACTCGCAAAACCTTATTGAGTTTCTAATAAATAAGGCAAAGCTGTATGACCGCATTCATGGGCAGATCAATGAAAGACAGGGAATGGTGCTTGCTCGCATGTTTAAAGAAGGGCCCGAAGGGTTTACAGGCGGCCTATCTGCAGAGAATTATATTAAGATAGCGAAGACATCGCGAGCAACTGCTACACGAGACCTGCAAAAACTTCTCGAGCTTGGCGCACTTTTTCGGACGGGAACACTTAAAGGAACCCGTTATTGGTTAAAGCTGAGTGAGTGA
- a CDS encoding iron-containing alcohol dehydrogenase: MIFPFSFASTPHIQFGAGMRIKLADIAQVYGSRILLVTGGRSFDESVMCDELWRQLQSGFELRRVRVSGEPSPQLVDDTVAEHRSWNPDAVVAIGGGSVVDAAKAIAGLLPSGDSVMEYLEGVGRGKAFKGPSTPFIALPTTAGTGGETSKNAVLSIVGADGYKKSFRDESLVARHIILDPELTLSCPKKVTASCGMDAFTQLLESYVSSNASPMTDALALSGLEQIRDSLLTAVENGENIDARAGMLYASSISGLTLANAGLGSVHGLASPLGAFFPMPHGEVCGSLLFHAVRINIEAMHKRDPNNRALFRYAEVGRLLCNSSNISDNQARDALLSILEEWTVKLAMPRLSDYGVEEGDFSRIIANISSGSMATNPIKLEESEIMELLRSRL, translated from the coding sequence ATGATTTTCCCGTTTAGTTTTGCTTCGACTCCACACATTCAATTCGGCGCCGGTATGCGCATAAAACTTGCTGATATTGCACAAGTTTATGGGTCTCGAATTCTGTTGGTGACCGGTGGCAGATCATTCGATGAGTCAGTAATGTGCGATGAACTGTGGCGGCAGCTGCAATCCGGGTTTGAATTACGCCGGGTAAGAGTGAGCGGAGAGCCTTCTCCGCAACTGGTAGATGATACGGTTGCAGAGCATCGAAGCTGGAATCCCGATGCCGTTGTAGCCATTGGGGGCGGAAGCGTAGTCGATGCCGCCAAGGCTATAGCAGGGCTACTTCCAAGCGGGGACTCGGTCATGGAGTATCTGGAAGGGGTAGGGCGTGGCAAGGCATTTAAAGGGCCTTCGACACCATTTATTGCACTTCCAACAACAGCAGGAACAGGTGGTGAGACAAGCAAAAATGCCGTGCTGTCGATTGTAGGGGCTGATGGATATAAGAAATCCTTCCGGGATGAGTCGTTGGTTGCCAGGCATATTATTCTCGATCCTGAATTGACGCTCAGTTGTCCGAAAAAGGTGACCGCCTCCTGCGGCATGGATGCATTTACACAACTGTTAGAATCCTACGTTTCAAGCAATGCATCACCTATGACCGATGCTCTGGCTTTAAGTGGCCTTGAACAGATCAGAGATTCGCTTCTGACAGCCGTTGAGAATGGCGAAAATATTGATGCGAGGGCAGGCATGCTTTACGCCTCCTCAATCTCTGGTCTTACCCTGGCCAATGCCGGACTCGGTTCGGTACATGGTCTGGCATCGCCACTGGGTGCTTTTTTTCCAATGCCGCATGGTGAGGTGTGTGGATCACTGCTGTTCCATGCGGTGCGCATCAATATTGAAGCGATGCATAAGCGCGATCCAAACAACAGAGCGTTGTTCAGGTACGCAGAAGTAGGGCGGTTGCTCTGCAACAGTTCCAACATATCAGACAACCAGGCAAGAGATGCCCTGTTATCTATTCTGGAAGAGTGGACTGTGAAGCTGGCAATGCCAAGGCTCTCTGATTACGGCGTTGAAGAAGGGGATTTCTCCAGGATTATTGCCAATATCAGCAGTGGCAGCATGGCCACCAATCCAATTAAGCTGGAGGAATCGGAGATTATGGAGCTTCTTCGCTCTCGGCTTTAA
- the pgsA gene encoding CDP-diacylglycerol--glycerol-3-phosphate 3-phosphatidyltransferase produces MQWTISNQLTFGRVAIIPVFIVVFYLPGELSYWLSSLLFVLAAITDWLDGYLARTRGEVTAFGRFLDPVADKLLVAAALVLLVSEDMAPAILAVIIIGREIAIGALREWLAEHATVVHVSWIGKWKTALQMIAISALLLHVEVTGVSMHDVGLSLLWVAAALTLWSGYDYMKDAWPELMSRPEEAVKAESEEAP; encoded by the coding sequence ATGCAATGGACAATATCGAACCAACTCACCTTTGGCCGCGTGGCAATTATTCCGGTTTTTATAGTGGTATTTTATCTTCCGGGTGAGCTTAGCTACTGGCTGTCCTCCCTGCTGTTTGTTCTCGCCGCTATAACAGACTGGCTCGATGGTTATCTTGCACGTACTCGCGGTGAGGTAACCGCGTTTGGTCGTTTCCTTGATCCGGTTGCCGATAAACTCCTTGTTGCTGCTGCTCTTGTCCTGCTTGTTTCTGAAGATATGGCTCCGGCCATTCTTGCTGTAATCATTATTGGCCGTGAAATTGCCATTGGCGCGTTACGCGAGTGGCTTGCTGAGCACGCAACGGTGGTGCATGTGTCATGGATTGGTAAATGGAAAACCGCCCTTCAAATGATTGCCATCTCCGCCCTGCTTCTGCACGTTGAGGTCACAGGCGTCTCCATGCATGACGTTGGCCTCTCGCTATTGTGGGTTGCCGCAGCCTTAACCCTCTGGTCGGGGTACGATTACATGAAAGATGCATGGCCTGAATTGATGAGTCGACCGGAAGAAGCTGTTAAAGCCGAGAGCGAAGAAGCTCCATAA
- the mazG gene encoding nucleoside triphosphate pyrophosphohydrolase: MPERIRGKDNYYDKLYALMKVLREECPWDKEQTLLSLRRYTLEEVHEVLEAIELAESDNNWQPLKAELGDLLIQVLFYSRIAEEAGEFNLADVIDALIDKMIYRHPHVFDKADPDDLTDQWNRLKDAEHKGRKSLMDEIPPLPALKYAQKQQQRAARVGFDWVKATDVLAKMREELEELEHEVTHHGDLKRIEDEFGDVLFTLTNLARKLNLDAELCLMSTNRKFAERFKTMELLADQKGISLDELDIDQQETLYQEAKKLLI; the protein is encoded by the coding sequence GTGCCAGAGCGGATTAGAGGCAAAGATAATTATTACGATAAGTTATATGCCCTGATGAAGGTTTTGCGTGAAGAGTGCCCATGGGATAAAGAGCAAACCCTGCTCTCGCTTCGTCGCTACACGCTCGAAGAAGTTCATGAGGTACTCGAAGCCATTGAGCTCGCCGAATCTGATAACAACTGGCAACCGCTTAAAGCTGAACTGGGCGACCTTCTTATTCAGGTTCTGTTCTATTCCCGGATCGCTGAAGAAGCTGGCGAGTTTAATCTGGCCGATGTAATCGATGCCCTGATCGATAAGATGATTTACCGTCATCCACACGTGTTCGATAAAGCAGATCCTGATGATTTGACTGACCAATGGAACAGGCTCAAGGATGCCGAGCATAAAGGTCGCAAGAGCCTGATGGATGAAATTCCTCCTCTTCCCGCACTGAAATATGCCCAAAAACAGCAGCAGAGAGCTGCCAGAGTCGGTTTTGACTGGGTCAAGGCAACCGATGTGCTGGCAAAAATGCGTGAAGAGCTCGAGGAGCTTGAGCATGAGGTTACCCATCATGGTGATTTGAAACGTATTGAGGATGAGTTTGGCGATGTGTTGTTTACGCTGACCAATCTTGCCCGCAAGCTAAACCTTGATGCTGAGCTCTGCCTTATGAGCACCAACAGAAAGTTTGCCGAGAGATTCAAGACCATGGAGCTCCTTGCCGATCAAAAAGGAATCTCACTTGATGAGCTTGATATTGATCAACAGGAAACGTTGTACCAAGAAGCAAAAAAGCTTCTGATTTAA
- a CDS encoding Arm DNA-binding domain-containing protein: MPLTDAEIEATKVPYGRNQYKVSDGGGLYLLVKSSGRYWKLAYRFEGKQKSLALGVYPSVALEEAREKRDAAKALLAQNIDPGELRKQERIEQRAATDSQETSEEPSNKLRSERPAALSQEEQQNLEDRRLCILMILAGSKTYATNEAQLLQDLEDQGHGISFDRLRTDIAWLYEQHAVQLKSGALWGVYLTHSGLDAAQGRMWIPGIKRPETDVQAD; this comes from the coding sequence ATGCCACTAACTGATGCGGAAATAGAAGCCACTAAAGTGCCTTATGGAAGAAACCAGTATAAGGTCAGCGATGGTGGCGGACTCTATCTACTGGTGAAATCTTCAGGCAGGTACTGGAAGCTGGCCTACCGTTTTGAAGGCAAGCAGAAGAGCCTTGCCTTAGGTGTCTATCCCTCAGTAGCGCTCGAAGAGGCACGGGAAAAACGTGATGCTGCCAAGGCACTTCTTGCGCAAAACATCGATCCGGGTGAACTGAGAAAACAGGAGAGGATAGAACAACGCGCGGCTACTGACAGCCAGGAAACGTCGGAAGAGCCTTCTAATAAGCTCAGATCAGAAAGGCCGGCAGCATTGTCCCAGGAAGAGCAGCAGAACCTTGAAGATCGCCGCTTGTGCATTCTAATGATTCTTGCCGGCTCAAAAACATACGCGACCAATGAAGCTCAACTGCTTCAGGATCTTGAGGATCAAGGGCACGGCATCTCATTTGATAGACTGCGAACTGATATTGCCTGGCTGTATGAACAACATGCCGTACAACTAAAGAGCGGTGCGCTCTGGGGTGTTTATCTCACGCACTCAGGCCTTGATGCAGCACAAGGTCGCATGTGGATCCCGGGGATTAAGCGGCCCGAAACGGACGTTCAGGCAGATTGA